A stretch of the Rosa rugosa chromosome 5, drRosRugo1.1, whole genome shotgun sequence genome encodes the following:
- the LOC133709847 gene encoding cellulose synthase-like protein G2, with amino-acid sequence MDQSSNAPMHLCHVNKLTIFINRTYTVIHSVALSFLLYYRASFFFHDTKTPILPSLIVFAAELVSSFEWLLSQAYRWRPVSRTVFPERLPEDDKLPAVDVFICTADPEKEPPVEVMNTVISAMSLDYPPEKLHVYLSDDAGADVTLNGMREAWTFAKWWIPFCKRYKIKCRSPKAYFSVAEDENEDDDLGGTDFIQERQIVQEKYEVFTERVREYARHGDTGSSKRRDHSAVVEVIQESSSNHAFEENEAKNMPLLVYVSREKRPSHAHHFKAGALNVLLRVSGVISNSPFILGLDCDMYCNDPSSARQAMCFHLDPKLSPTLALVQFPQKFHNISKNDIYDSQLRELFSVLWQGLDGLQGPCLSGTGYYIKRLSLYGKFLKEDHEDLMELRQYVGPSSEFIKSLLGNHNPNMKMAQLAETQQLASCTYEDGTKWGEEAGFLYASVVEDYFTGFASLHCKGWNSVYCNPPRPQFLGSGATNLNDVLVQRTRWSSGLVDVAISRYCPLIYGLSKMSFLESMCYAWLAIYPICRFFSLWCFATIPQLCLVKGISLYPEVSSSYFLIFSLVFLSSVLRHLHEVLTTEASLQHWIYEQRIWMMKAITSHLYGSLDAFMKKFGLREASFFPTNKADDVEQLKRHTAGVFDFRTSALFLVPLASLVILNMASLCVGISRVIFQGELEKLFIQVFIPFYAVVVNYPIIEGMLIRKDSGRIPPSVTLLSATASIIFCVLGSIILM; translated from the exons ATGGATCAGAGTTCTAATGCCCCTATGCATCTCTGCCATGTTAACAAGCTCACTATCTTCATTAATCGAACGTATACAGTCATACACTCCGTCGCTTTATCATTCTTGCTTTACTATAgagcctctttcttcttccacgACACCAAAACACCCATCTTACCATCTCTTATTGTCTTTGCGGCCGAGCTCGTCTCCTCCTTCGAATGGCTTCTAAGCCAGGCATATCGGTGGAGACCCGTCTCTCGAACTGTGTTTCCGGAGAGATTGCCGGAAGATGACAAACTTCCTGCAGTCGACGTGTTCATTTGCACCGCTGATCCGGAGAAGGAGCCACCTGTTGAGGTGATGAACACTGTAATATCAGCCATGTCACTCGACTATCCACCCGAGAAGCTTCATGTGTATTTGTCAGATGATGCCGGTGCTGATGTGACTCTGAATGGTATGAGAGAGGCTTGGACGTTTGCAAAGTGGTGGATTCCATTTTGTAAGAGGTATAAGATCAAGTGCAGGTCTCCAAAAGCCTATTTCTCAGTAGCTGAGGATGAGAATGAAGATGATGATTTGGGGGGTACTGATTTCATACAAGAGAGACAAATTGTTCAG GAAAAATATGAGGTGTTTACGGAAAGAGTGAGAGAATACGCAAGGCATGGTGACACCGGGAGCAGTAAGCGTCGAGATCATTCTGCAGTCGTTGAG GTGATACAAGAAAGTTCTAGTAATCATGCATTTGAAGAAAATGAGGCAAAAAACATGCCTCTCCTTGTTTATGTCTCTCGCGAGAAAAGACCTTCTCATGCCCATCATTTCAAGGCTGGAGCTCTCAATGTTCTT CTTCGGGTATCCGGTGTGATCAGTAACTCTCCCTTCATATTAGGGCTTGATTGTGACATGTATTGCAATGATCCAAGTTCAGCTCGGCAAGCAATGTGTTTCCACCTAGATCCCAAGCTCTCACCTACGCTAGCACTTGTGCAATTCCCTCAGAAATTCCACAACATCAGTAAGAATGACATCTACGACAGTCAGTTGAGAGAGTTGTTTTCG GTGCTATGGCAAGGTTTAGATGGACTTCAAGGGCCATGCTTATCCGGTACTGGCTATTACATCAAGAGGTTATCCTTGTATGGAAAATTCCTAAAGGAGG ATCATGAGGATCTTATGGAACTTAGACAATATGTTGGTCCATCAAGTGAGTTCATAAAATCCCTGCTTGGAAACCACAATCCTAATATGAAAATGGCACAGCTAGCTGAGACCCAACAACTAGCCTCCTGTACCTATGAAGATGGCACCAAATGGGGTGAAGAG GCTGGTTTCTTATACGCGTCTGTAGTGGAAGATTATTTCACAGGGTTCGCTAGCTTGCATTGCAAGGGTTGGAATTCAGTGTATTGCAATCCACCAAGGCCTCAGTTCTTGGGTAGTGGCGCCACTAATTTGAATGACGTTTTGGTCCAAAGGACAAGATGGAGTTCTGGGTTGGTTGATGTTGCCATCTCCAGATACTGCCCTCTTATATATGGTCTTTCTAAAATGTCTTTCCTTGAAAGTATGTGCTATGCATGGCTAGCAATTTACCCTATTTGCCGGTTCTTCTCACTCTGGTGCTTTGCAACTATACCTCAGCTTTGCCTAGTCAAGGGCATTTCCCTGTACCCTGAG GTCTCAAGTTCGTATTTTTTGATATTTTCTCTTGTATTCCTCTCATCTGTTTTGAGACATTTACACGAGGTCCTCACAACAGAAGCGTCATTACAACATTGGATATACGAGCAAAGAATATGGATGATGAAAGCAATTACATCTCACTTATATGGTAGTCTTGATGCTTTTATGAAGAAATTTGGTTTGAGGGAAGCAAGTTTCTTCCCAACAAATAAAGCTGATGACGTTGAACAACTCAAGCGTCACACCGCGGGGGTATTCGATTTCCGAACCTCAGCACTTTTTCTTGTTCCATTGGCTTCACTGGTTATCTTGAACATGGCCTCTCTTTGTGTGGGCATTAGCAGAGTGATCTTTCAGGGGGAGTTGGAGAAGTTGTTTATACAAGTCTTCATACCATTTTATGCGGTGGTGGTCAATTACCCTATTATAGAAGGAATGCTAATAAGGAAAGACAGTGGTCGCATTCCACCATCAGTCACCCTATTGTCTGCTACAGCTTCAATCATTTTCTGCGTTTTGGGTTCAATCATTTTAATGTAG